A single window of Oreochromis aureus strain Israel breed Guangdong linkage group 7, ZZ_aureus, whole genome shotgun sequence DNA harbors:
- the LOC120441002 gene encoding iporin, with protein sequence MIGASSLSGDTLIACHFPVVQLSTWQLPVQALCSSAKRPGRLCSAGLTRAVSLPEQESINCEHAFTGDRRHFSSSYSSLNEDRTEEEGGSDGSWKYESTSSPEETSSHQKKERSTPRSNLRSRNSFLPCTELNEDEEDEDSDGDNLHRYHEDSSFVLHGNSNWPLSNVATNYPIYPLPHGNLDSEWGNEGTMLVSESDQEWLSNQSNQMDSLPPECQCCHMSRSGITMLACLEKDSDRLGDNMSCCLHGQRKCSPELLSNNHTEYVSDSSCNSSDGILVNFCTMYNRSNNPATPHDLSSPAVHPSGSSEGCVFLNLQPVPQSQNEEVKLDSMTVYSPPKEEVDMPLSASRLSPRGLDSNCNLYSLEELPAGLSSLEVSDLTACLQSQATLAMGTNQKYYKLVTCDLSSQSPSPAWSSVTSCPEGQSRGSPFLLSFDQKKEGQQNGIKKEKEDQQKETGVQFDCSHFQIQDYQVATTSTDKALCRKKQADSIQNLSHTPCSLCPSQCGPHSSKCQDARVATTQPSVMQDQEHNNPCDTEKGPSPDVVRYSKAQRPTSLPIQPFVLAPAGKLQPPSQPLGCLLEQYLNKKSSKTDNTQPAFSFKGKSSQSFSDFHPSPTDNHCSIFLEAPSSSDTCSTCTPSPECFIRTRSWNQLGESQDCTGPCTSNSSLDSHHTSCPTEAQEQEKAGPHSGRTQANTLLSLVSAPNRSSLVRIPTYQDLISLTSEQSQVRAKPKSANHSFNTTYRSIFSQTPPTLTITTDTHHPNSQVSVSPPKTSLPQVKLPQCGAAPAADSGFFHSSFTAALSSVAPLSSLSSLFSLAASRLQIQDSAGHSSKPNQSHHSESLILSDRPPTEFNLSPDTSYESMSISHLQRRGLLRSVSRAVDLIMAHFGSSRDPEEKMRLGNSSYSPTIAGLVLEHLCPAIQDILEDGLRDHKLDFIIGQRRNHAWSVVETSTRIGPSTRVLHSLVSKIRRCPQLTSHCMKLRAFIMGLLNLRALEFWLCHLQSQKDVVTTYYHSWGFLSMSLGRCQPLFQELLLLLQPLSVLPFDLNLLLEPRLLRHRQLCSEEQALSPPQPCSALLATSWPRLQGDKKEGFSYHSQISHQIDLHHQESLSSHSSSCYKQQYGCMQTSRSPVLAPIPEWCPKEPDVVDGVAGIEDCSQNHTDTWFQISMDSKKEETKVEKDCGIPNPPTTVQAQSPCRGGLRWAKLFGATGTSSTLGAISDSYTGAQTTKHRRPSQWLHLDRAQLGLLAQSIRTMKLGGAQTDKDC encoded by the exons ATGATTGGAGCATCCAGCCTCTCTGGGGACACCTTGATAGCCTGCCACTTCCCCGTGGTGCAGCTTTCCACTTGGCAGCTTCCTGTCCAGGCCCTGTGCAGCTCTGCCAAGAGGCCTGGCCGGCTGTGCTCAGCAGGCCTGACTCGGGCCGTGTCCCTCCCAGAGCAAGAGTCGATCAACTGTGAACATGCCTTCACCGGCGACCGGAGACATTTTTCCAGCAGCTACAGCAGCCTCAACGAGGACCGGacggaggaggagggaggcagCGACGGAAGCTGGAAGTACGAATCCACCTCGTCGCCTGAAGAGACGAGTTCCCACCAGAAGAAGGAAAGATCTACACCTAGAAGCAATCTGCGTTCACGCAACTCCTTCCTTCCCTGTACAGAGCTAAatgaggatgaggaggatgaagacAGTGATGGAGATAATCTGCACAGATACCATGAGGACTCTTCTTTTGTGCTGCATGGAAATTCCAATTGGCCGCTAAGTAATGTCGCCACAAATTACCCAATATACCCATTGCCTCACGGGAACCTGGACAGTGAATGGGGCAATGAGGGAACTATGCTGGTTAGTGAGAGTGATCAGGAGTGGCTCTCTAACCAGTCCAACCAGATGGACTCACTGCCACCTGAATGCCAGTGCTGTCACATGAGCAGATCTGGCATCACGATGTTGGCTTGTTTGGAGAAGGACTCAGACAGACTGGGGGATAACATGTCCTGCTGCCTCCACGGCCAACGCAAATGTTCCCCAGAGCTTCTTTCCAACAACCACACAGAGTATGTCAGTGACTCTTCCTGTAACAGTTCTGATGGCATCTTGGTTAACTTCTGCACTATGTACAACAGGAGCAACAATCCTGCCACACCTCATGATCTTAGCAGTCCTGCAGTTCACCCCTCTGGGTCATCAGAGGGATGTGTATTCCTCAACCTCCAACCTGTCCCCCAAAGTCAGAATGAGGAAGTCAAACTTGATAGCATGACGGTTTACTCTCCTCCGAAAGAGGAGGTTGACATGCCGCTTTCTGCTTCCCGCCTGTCCCCTCGGGGCCTTGACTCTAACTGCAATCTGTACTCACTAGAGGAGCTACCTGCAGGGCTCTCCTCTCTAGAGGTATCAGACCTGACTGCGTGTCTTCAAAGCCAGGCCACCCTGGCCATGGGGACCAACCAGAAGTACTACAAGCTTGTGACTTGTGACCTTTCTTCCCAGTCACCCAGCCCGGCCTGGTCCAGTGTCACCAGCTGCCCCGAAGGTCAGAGCAGAGGCAGCCCCTTCCTTCTCAGTTTTGATCAGAAGAAAGAAGGGCAGCAGAATGGAATTAAGAAG GAGAAAGAGGACCAGCAAAAGGAGACGGGTGTTCAGTTTGACTGTTCTCACTTTCAGATCCAAGATTACCAGGTTGCAACCACCTCCACTGACAAAGCCCTCTGCCGAAAGAAACAGGCAGATAGCATCCAGAACCTCTCCCACACGCCTTGCTCGCTGTGCCCCAGCCAGTGTGGCCCACATAGCAGTAAATGCCAAGACGCAAGAGTGGCAACCACACAGCCATCTGTGATGCAGGACCAGGAGCACAACAATCCCTGTGATACTGAGAAGG GACCAAGTCCAGATGTGGTGCGCTACAGTAAAGCCCAGAGGCCAACCTCGCTGCCCATCCAGCCCTTTGTTCTGGCTCCTGCAGGAAAGCTGCAGCCCCCGTCCCAGCCCCTCGGCTGCCTTCTAGAGCAGTATCTAAATAAAAAGAGCAGTAAGACTGATAACACGCAGCCGGCCTTCAGTTTCAAAGGCAAAAGCAGCCAAAGTTTTTCTGATTTTCACCCATCACCGACGGACAACCACTGCTCCATCTTCCTAGAGGCTCCGTCTAGCTCTGATACCTGCTCCACCTGCACACCAAGCCCAGAGTGCTTCATCCGCACACGTTCATGGAATCAGTTGGGCGAAAGCCAAGACTGCACCGGTCCGTGCACATCAAACAGCAGCCTGGATTCACATCATACTAGTTGTCCCACAGAGGCTCAAGAGCAAGAAAAAGCAGGCCCACACTCAGGCAGAACTCAGGCTAACACTTTGCTCAGTCTTGTCTCGGCTCCAAATCGATCCAGTCTCGTTAGGATTCCCACCTACCAGGACTTGATCAGTCTCACCTCTGAGCAAAGCCAAGTGCGCGCCAAGCCTAAAAGTGCTAATCATTCCTTTAACACCACCTACCGTTCAATATTCTCTCAAACACCACCCACTTTAACCATCACCACTGACACCCACCACCCAAACTCGCAGGTGTCTGTTTCTCCTCCCAAAACCTCGCTGCCACAGGTAAAGCTCCCACAGTGTGGAGCCGCACCTGCAGCTGACTCGGGCTTTTTTCACTCTAGTTTCACAGCTGCCCTCTCCTCAGTggctcctctctcctctctgagTTCTCTCTTCTCCTTGGCCGCTTCAAGGCTGCAAATCCAGGACTCTGCTGGACACAGTTCGAAGCCAAATCAGAGTCATCACAGTGAGTCTCTGATCCTGAGCGACAGGCCGCCCACAGAGTTCAACCTCTCACCCGATACGTCTTATGAGTCCATGTCTATCAGCCATCTTCAGAGGAGAG GGTTGCTGAGGTCTGTGAGCAGGGCGGTGGATCTGATTATGGCTCATTTTGGCAGTAGCAGAGATCCTGAAGAAAAG ATGCGCCTGGGGAACAGTTCTTACAGTCCTACAATCGCTGGTCTGGTTCTGGAACACTTGTGTCCAGCGATCCAGGATATTCTAGAGGACGGTCTTAGGGATCACAAACTCGATTTTATAATCGGACAACGCCGCAACCACGCCTGGAGTGTGGTCGAAACCTCTACTAGGATTG GTCCATCCACCAGAGTTCTTCACAGTCTGGTTTCCAAAATCAGACGCTGTCCCCAGCTCACCAGCCACTGCATGAAACTGAGAGCCTTCATCATGGGCCTGCTTAA CTTGAGAGCTTTGGAGTTCTGGCTCTGTCATCTTCAGAGTCAAAAAG ATGTTGTGACAACCTACTACCATTCTTGGGGGTTCCTGTCTATGTCCCTGGGTCGCTGTCAGCCTTTgtttcaggagctgctgctTCTCCTGCAGCCACTCTCTGTGTTGCCCTTTGACCTCAACTTGCTTCTGGAGCCCCGACTGTTACGTCACAGACAACTGTGTTCAGAGGAGCAGGCTCTCTCCCCACCTCAACCATGCTCAGCACTTTTAGCAACCAGCTGGCCAAGACTGCAAGGCGACAAAAAGGAAGGCTTCAGCTACCACAGTCAGATTTCACACCAGATTGATTTGCACCACCAAGAGTCTCTCAGCTCTCACAGTTCAAGTTGCTACAAGCAACAGTATGGTTGTATGCAGACCAGCAGGAGTCCAGTGTTAGCTCCTATTCCAGAGTGGTGCCCTAAGGAGCCTGACGTTGTAGATGGTGTGGCTGGAATAGAGGACTGTAGCCAAAATCATACAGATACTTGGTTTCAAATAAGTATGGACAGcaagaaagaagaaacaaaggTGGAAAAAGACTGTGGCATCCCAAATCCACCTACTACCGTACAGGCACAAAGTCCATGTCGGGGTGGGCTTCGCTGGGCTAAACTGTTTGGAGCAACTGGTACTTCATCCACACTGGGAGCAATTTCTGACAGTTACACAGGAGCACAAACCACAAA GCACAGGCGACCATCACAGTGGCTACATTTGGACCGAGCACAGCTTGGACTCTTGGCTCAATCCATCAGGACCATGAAGCTAGGAGGAGCTCAAACAGACAAGGACTGCTGA
- the LOC116335222 gene encoding liver-expressed antimicrobial peptide 2-like yields MRTLQEKIIILSVFLSLLCVVQVHSLPVPDDWHGLIQRTKRSLLWRWNSLKPVGASCRDHLECGTKYCRKNICSFWITT; encoded by the exons ATGAGGACTCTCCAGGAAAAAATTATCatcctttctgtttttctgtctttgttatgTGTCGTTCAG GTTCATTCATTGCCTGTACCTGACGACTGGCATGGCTTAATTCAGCGGACCAAACGTTCGCTGTTGTGGCGCTGGAACAGTCTGAAGCCTGTCGGTGCCAGCTGCAGGGATCACCTAGAGTGTGGCACAAAATACTGCAG GAAAAATATCTGTTCTTTCTGGATCACCACCTGA